Proteins encoded together in one Vigna angularis cultivar LongXiaoDou No.4 chromosome 5, ASM1680809v1, whole genome shotgun sequence window:
- the LOC108340785 gene encoding pentatricopeptide repeat-containing protein At5g50280, chloroplastic isoform X1 — protein sequence MAFNLTHSTSISHHFYVHSLSKPFFLSHSKISTSPISKTLCLCASPSNTIHPSPTPIFLPYLQQEQEPEEQELIETIEEEEEVVVEEARDPDDPIYKFFKTRTRISFQDPGKEGKLSLQKNRRISWHLASDTSDLVEEESVTGLEDGSLLVEEKKERVCEKKGLPLPEGIVGEIVQLARNLPQNITLEEGLVEYEGRVSEKDCWEVLKSLGVEHLLVSCLYFFQWMRSQEPSLVTPRACTVLFPLLGKARMADKLMVLFSNLPSTKEFRDAHVYNAAISGLLSSGRYEDAWKVYESMEADNVLPDHVTCSIMVIVMRKLGHSAKDAWQFFEKMNGKGVKWGEEVLGALIKSFCVEGLMREALIILSEMEKKGVSPNAIMYNTLMDAYCKSNRVEEAEGLFVEMKAKGIKPTEATFNILMYGYSRKMQPEIVENLIAEMLDVGLKPNAKSYTCLVSAYGKQKRMSDMAADTFLKMRKDGIKPTSHSYTALIHAYSVSGWHEKAYAAFENMQREGVKPSIETYTALLDAFRRAGDTETLMKIWKLMRREKVEGTRVTFNTLVDGFAKHGHYKEARDVISQFGKVGLHPTLLTYNMLMNAYARGGRHSKLPELLEEMADRNLKPDSVTYSTIIYAFLRVRDFSQAFFYHQEMVKKGLVMDANSYQRLRAILDDKASRKNRTDRRSLIGVVRNKMGIVKPKRKKDELWKYRKRHVKNSMRRTNP from the exons ATGGCTTTCAATCTCACACACTCTACTTCCATTTCACACCATTTTTATGTTCATTCTCTTTCAAagcctttttttctttcacactCCAAAATCTCAACCTCTCCAATCTCCAAAACCCTTTGTCTTTGTGCATCACCATCCAACACCATCCACCCTTCACCAACCCCCATTTTCCTCCCATATCTCCAACAAGAACAAGAACCAGAAGAACAAGAGCTCATAGAAacaatagaagaagaagaagaagtagtagTAGAAGAAGCTCGTGACCCAGATGATCCAATCTACAAATTCTTCAAAACCCGCACTAGGATTTCCTTCCAAGACCCGGGAAAAGAAGGAAAGTTGTCGCTTCAGAAGAACCGTCGCATATCATGGCACCTTGCTTCTGACACCAGTGACCTTGTTGAAGAAGAATCTGTAACGGGTTTGGAGGATGGTTCCTTGTtggttgaagaaaagaaagaaagggtgTGTGAGAAAAAGGGTTTGCCGTTACCTGAGGGGATTGTGGGGGAGATTGTTCAGCTTGCAAGGAACTTGCCTCAGAATATTACTCTGGAAGAGGGTTTGGTTGAATACGAAGGAAGGGTTAGTGAGAAAGATTGTTGGGAGGTTTTGAAATCACTTGGGGTGGAACACCTTCTGGTGtcttgtttgtatttttttcagtGGATGAGGTCGCAGGAACCTTCACTGGTTACACCTCGGGCTTGCACTGTGTTGTTTCCTTTGTTGGGGAAGGCGAGGATGGCTGATAAGTTGATGGTTTTGTTCTCAAACTTACCATCCACCAAGGAGTTCCGAGATGCTCATGTTTACAATGCCGCGATTTCAGGCCTTCTTTCTAGTGGCAG GTACGAAGATGCTTGGAAAGTGTACGAGTCAATGGAAGCGGATAATGTTCTTCCTGATCACGTGACATGTTCTATTATGGTTATTGTTATGAGAAAACTTGGCCACAGTGCAAAAGATGCATGgcaattttttgaaaaaatgaatGGAAAGGGAGTCAAATGGGGTGAAGAAGTCCTAGGTGCACTCATAAAGTCTTTTTGTGTTGAGGGTTTGATGAGGGAAGCTCTCATCATCCTATCTGAAATGGAGAAGAAAGGGGTTTCCCCAAATGCTATTATGTACAACACCCTGATGGATGCATATTGTAAATCCAACCGTGTAGAAGAAGCTGAAGGCCTTTTTGTTGAGATGAAAGCTAAAGGGATTAAGCCCACTGAAGCTACGTTCAACATTCTAATGTATGGATACAGCAGAAAAATGCAGCCTGAGATCGTGGAGAACCTGATTGCTGAAATGCTGGATGTGGGGTTGAAACCAAATGCCAAATCATATACTTGTCTTGTCAGTGCGTATGGGAAGCAGAAAAGGATGAGTGACATGGCTGCAGATACATTCTTGAAGATGAGGAAAGATGGTATTAAACCCACTTCACATTCTTACACAGCTCTTATCCATGCATATTCAGTTAGTGGCTGGCATGAGAAAGCTTATGCAGCATTTGAAAACATGCAAAGGGAAGGTGTTAAACCATCCATAGAAACCTACACTGCATTACTAGATGCATTTAGACGAGCTGGTGATACTGaaacattaatgaaaatatgGAAGTTGATGAGGAGGGAGAAAGTTGAAGGAACACGAGTGACATTCAATACTCTTGTTGATGGTTTTGCTAAACATGGTCACTACAAGGAAGCAAGAGATGTAATATCTCAATTTGGGAAAGTTGGACTGCATCCAACATTGTTGACGTACAATATGCTGATGAATGCATATGCACGAGGAGGGCGACACTCAAAGCTGCCAGAATTGTTGGAAGAGATGGCAGATCGTAACTTAAAGCCAGATTCAGTAACTTACTCAACTATCATATATGCATTTCTCCGCGTTCGAGATTTTTCACAGGCATTCTTTTATCACCAGGAGATGGTCAAGAAGGGTCTGGTAATGGATGCCAATTCTTACCAGAGACTTCGGGCGATTCTGGATGATAAAGCTTCAAGAAAAAACAGAACGGATAGGAGATCCTTGATTGGTGTAGTTAGAAATAAGATGGGTATTGTGAAACCTAAGAGGAAAAAGGACGAGTTATGGAAGTACAGGAAAAGACATGTTAAAAACAG TATGAGAAGAACAAATCCATAA
- the LOC108340785 gene encoding pentatricopeptide repeat-containing protein At5g50280, chloroplastic isoform X2 yields the protein MAFNLTHSTSISHHFYVHSLSKPFFLSHSKISTSPISKTLCLCASPSNTIHPSPTPIFLPYLQQEQEPEEQELIETIEEEEEVVVEEARDPDDPIYKFFKTRTRISFQDPGKEGKLSLQKNRRISWHLASDTSDLVEEESVTGLEDGSLLVEEKKERVCEKKGLPLPEGIVGEIVQLARNLPQNITLEEGLVEYEGRVSEKDCWEVLKSLGVEHLLVSCLYFFQWMRSQEPSLVTPRACTVLFPLLGKARMADKLMVLFSNLPSTKEFRDAHVYNAAISGLLSSGRYEDAWKVYESMEADNVLPDHVTCSIMVIVMRKLGHSAKDAWQFFEKMNGKGVKWGEEVLGALIKSFCVEGLMREALIILSEMEKKGVSPNAIMYNTLMDAYCKSNRVEEAEGLFVEMKAKGIKPTEATFNILMYGYSRKMQPEIVENLIAEMLDVGLKPNAKSYTCLVSAYGKQKRMSDMAADTFLKMRKDGIKPTSHSYTALIHAYSVSGWHEKAYAAFENMQREGVKPSIETYTALLDAFRRAGDTETLMKIWKLMRREKVEGTRVTFNTLVDGFAKHGHYKEARDVISQFGKVGLHPTLLTYNMLMNAYARGGRHSKLPELLEEMADRNLKPDSVTYSTIIYAFLRVRDFSQAFFYHQEMVKKGLVMDANSYQRLRAILDDKASRKNRTDRRSLIGVVRNKMGIVKPKRKKDELWKYRKRHVKNR from the exons ATGGCTTTCAATCTCACACACTCTACTTCCATTTCACACCATTTTTATGTTCATTCTCTTTCAAagcctttttttctttcacactCCAAAATCTCAACCTCTCCAATCTCCAAAACCCTTTGTCTTTGTGCATCACCATCCAACACCATCCACCCTTCACCAACCCCCATTTTCCTCCCATATCTCCAACAAGAACAAGAACCAGAAGAACAAGAGCTCATAGAAacaatagaagaagaagaagaagtagtagTAGAAGAAGCTCGTGACCCAGATGATCCAATCTACAAATTCTTCAAAACCCGCACTAGGATTTCCTTCCAAGACCCGGGAAAAGAAGGAAAGTTGTCGCTTCAGAAGAACCGTCGCATATCATGGCACCTTGCTTCTGACACCAGTGACCTTGTTGAAGAAGAATCTGTAACGGGTTTGGAGGATGGTTCCTTGTtggttgaagaaaagaaagaaagggtgTGTGAGAAAAAGGGTTTGCCGTTACCTGAGGGGATTGTGGGGGAGATTGTTCAGCTTGCAAGGAACTTGCCTCAGAATATTACTCTGGAAGAGGGTTTGGTTGAATACGAAGGAAGGGTTAGTGAGAAAGATTGTTGGGAGGTTTTGAAATCACTTGGGGTGGAACACCTTCTGGTGtcttgtttgtatttttttcagtGGATGAGGTCGCAGGAACCTTCACTGGTTACACCTCGGGCTTGCACTGTGTTGTTTCCTTTGTTGGGGAAGGCGAGGATGGCTGATAAGTTGATGGTTTTGTTCTCAAACTTACCATCCACCAAGGAGTTCCGAGATGCTCATGTTTACAATGCCGCGATTTCAGGCCTTCTTTCTAGTGGCAG GTACGAAGATGCTTGGAAAGTGTACGAGTCAATGGAAGCGGATAATGTTCTTCCTGATCACGTGACATGTTCTATTATGGTTATTGTTATGAGAAAACTTGGCCACAGTGCAAAAGATGCATGgcaattttttgaaaaaatgaatGGAAAGGGAGTCAAATGGGGTGAAGAAGTCCTAGGTGCACTCATAAAGTCTTTTTGTGTTGAGGGTTTGATGAGGGAAGCTCTCATCATCCTATCTGAAATGGAGAAGAAAGGGGTTTCCCCAAATGCTATTATGTACAACACCCTGATGGATGCATATTGTAAATCCAACCGTGTAGAAGAAGCTGAAGGCCTTTTTGTTGAGATGAAAGCTAAAGGGATTAAGCCCACTGAAGCTACGTTCAACATTCTAATGTATGGATACAGCAGAAAAATGCAGCCTGAGATCGTGGAGAACCTGATTGCTGAAATGCTGGATGTGGGGTTGAAACCAAATGCCAAATCATATACTTGTCTTGTCAGTGCGTATGGGAAGCAGAAAAGGATGAGTGACATGGCTGCAGATACATTCTTGAAGATGAGGAAAGATGGTATTAAACCCACTTCACATTCTTACACAGCTCTTATCCATGCATATTCAGTTAGTGGCTGGCATGAGAAAGCTTATGCAGCATTTGAAAACATGCAAAGGGAAGGTGTTAAACCATCCATAGAAACCTACACTGCATTACTAGATGCATTTAGACGAGCTGGTGATACTGaaacattaatgaaaatatgGAAGTTGATGAGGAGGGAGAAAGTTGAAGGAACACGAGTGACATTCAATACTCTTGTTGATGGTTTTGCTAAACATGGTCACTACAAGGAAGCAAGAGATGTAATATCTCAATTTGGGAAAGTTGGACTGCATCCAACATTGTTGACGTACAATATGCTGATGAATGCATATGCACGAGGAGGGCGACACTCAAAGCTGCCAGAATTGTTGGAAGAGATGGCAGATCGTAACTTAAAGCCAGATTCAGTAACTTACTCAACTATCATATATGCATTTCTCCGCGTTCGAGATTTTTCACAGGCATTCTTTTATCACCAGGAGATGGTCAAGAAGGGTCTGGTAATGGATGCCAATTCTTACCAGAGACTTCGGGCGATTCTGGATGATAAAGCTTCAAGAAAAAACAGAACGGATAGGAGATCCTTGATTGGTGTAGTTAGAAATAAGATGGGTATTGTGAAACCTAAGAGGAAAAAGGACGAGTTATGGAAGTACAGGAAAAGACATGTTAAAAACAG gTAA